The Miscanthus floridulus cultivar M001 chromosome 6, ASM1932011v1, whole genome shotgun sequence genomic interval TATGTAAAAAAATAGCATACATAATAAACCTAGCAATGTCAATTTTGTATTGTAAATTTATGTTAAAATTTAGATTTTAATAGTTGGATAAACTTGATTTAGGACAAATAGATGAAATTATATTTCCTATAAAAGAATAAAAATAGAATAGAATACTTTGCTGACTCTCGCTGTCTCGCGACAACCGCTTCACTTTAACTGCCCACATCTTTGTCATGACCTACCATAAAGGTACAAGGTCCGGACAAATCACGTCTCGATGGGAAACTCTAAAAATTTGCACTTTGAGGTTTGATGTAAACAGGAATGAAGCTTTGAGGGAGTTTTTTTAGCCGTCCTGAGCTTGTTGATTCAAGCCTGCAAAAACGAAATTTTGAGATTAACAAATCATCACGTGTCTCGAAGTGTCACTTATCATTAAAAAAACAACATCATTAAATTCTAAAATAAATTTAGATAAATACGATCATGTCAAATCGAATTTAAACATGTGTAGGTCAGTTCCACCATACGCTGAGCTAACATGCTGAATGTAAATATCTTTTAATATGTTATTGATTTCTCAACTATTGATGACATATTCGAAGACAATTTAATGACCTCAGCTTCCTTTCAAGGACTTCTATCAAACCGTAATATGCCTCGtgtagaaaaaaaatatattttgtataaattaaaaaaattaaatataTGGCGACGACTAAAGGTTGCCGTGATCCAACAGTCCCAACCACGCCTTCCATCTTTAGGTTGCATCAGCGACTTTGCATACTTTTCAACACCACAGCCGATGCTTCTGACGTGGTCTAAAGAAAAGGAAAATTAGCTACGAAAAGCAAGGGGGTAATCGtctaataaataataaataaataaacaaaaaataaaacaagGAGAGAAAAAGGGAAATAAACCTAGCAAGTGAAATGAATCCGCCACATGGCAAGCTGACCGGCGGGGCCCGGCTGCCATCCAATCCACCACAGTCCACAGGCAGCACGCCAGCACGGAGGAGCAGCGCGGCTGGGCGTACGGCCCGGGACGAGCGCAGCGCGGCAGCGGCACGCTCCAAGTCCACATTCCTCGTGCCCCTACGGATTCCAAAACGGATATAAAACGCGCGTGTATTGTCTACTAGCCGTCCAACCGACCCGGCGTCGTCTCGCGAGCCGCGACTCGTCTCGTCGTTTCCACCGAGCGCCCAGATCCCATATTCCCACCCCACCCGCTCCGCGCGAATCACAGCCCGCCACTCTTGGGATTGGGAGGCCCCCCTCCCCGCCTGACCTCGGATCAAAGCCTCCATCCGCCTTAATCGCGGCTGGTCGTTCGGGCCGTCACGGGAGGGGTTCATCACTGGCTAGTCGGAGGATCTCTCCACGCGGAGAGCTCGGGCCTCGGCTCCCTTCAATCTCACCCCACGCGCGCACCGGGTGACACCTCGATTCGGCGGCCTCGCGGTGAGTTGAGTTCTTCGCTTCTCGGGCCAGTCCGCCTCTCGCTTGGTTTGGGGCTGCTGGCGGGGTTCTGGATTCGcgggtggcgtggcgtggcgtcgtCCGCGATCGCTCTCGCTCGCATTGAGCGATTCGCGACTGCTTGTTTGTTTGCTCTGTTTTATTTTTTGGATGTAGATGGTGATCTGTGGCGTCGGGATTCTGAGCTCGGTTGCTTCCTAAGCTTCCGCGGAGTGGTTTAGCGCGTATATGGTAATCGGTTTTGGAGCTGCTGTTGATATGGATGTGCCGTGTGCGTGACGAATCGAATCGGCCGCAGGATGCCTACGCCCTACGCAGCTCGGCAGCTGGGGGAATTGGATCCTCCGACCATGCGAATTTCGAACCCAGGAGCAATGGAGTGCTCGGGGGTCTCGGTGTCGTCATCTGGAGTGCTCGGGGGTCTCGGTGTCGTCATCTTTTTCTAGTAGTAGGAGTGGTTGTTTGGAATCTAGTTAGTCATAATTTCTCTTCCCAAATTGATTGGTTTGTCGATGCGTCTGTTTTCGTCGAACAAGAAGTTTGTTATTGCTAAGCTTCCCGCTTCGGGGGAAGCTGCCTGCCGTATTGTGTTACGCGAATCCGGTGAGTTGGGCTCTGCGCGTTCCTCTCGACGCCCTCTGCGCGAACGAACTACGAGCTCTCTTCCAGCTGGGTGGCCCTGAACAACCAGCGCCAAAAGCAGTTCCAGAGTTTTCCTGATGTTGCCTCTATGTTTTGCCTTCTAAGTCATGCTTAAATAATGGCAGAGTCCTGGTTGCGCGGGTCACTGGATCCTGAGGCAAGGAAAAGAAGGCTTCAGTAGTCAGGTCTGGGTCAAGCCATGATGGAGAGGTCGCAGCTGGAGGTGCTGGCCACGGCGGCGCAAGGCGGGACCGAGGGGACGTCGGTGCTGAGCATGCTCAAGTATGCCGTACTGCCCATCGCCAAGGTGTTCACTGTCTGCTTCATGGGGTTCCTCATGGCCTCCAAGTACGTCAACATTCTCCAGCCCAACGGCCGCAAGCTTCTCAATGGGGTGAGCTTTGTCTCTTCTCTTGTAATCAAAGCTAGCTAATGGAAGGTTGCGTAATGGACAAGTGTAGCTGGATTTGTTCAAAGTAGGAATATGTGGAGTAGTTGGGGATCTCATTGTGCTCATATGTTTTCTCGCTTTATCAAATTATAGATATAACATTTTCACTGTTGCTGCAGCTTGTGTTTTCCCTTCTGCTTCCATGCCTTATATTTTCCCAATTGGGTAGAGCAATCACTATCGAGAAGATGATACAATGGTAAGGATAATTTCGATTGTTATCGTACTTCAGTTTTTGTTATTATAAACCTAGTGTCATGCTTCATCCAGGTGTGCTATAGGCAGCTGTTGATTTCTGATGTGTGAGCTATTGACCGAGATGTTGTTTTCAGCTAATCATCTCTATATTTGTATATGCCGCTGGCCCTCTATAAGCAATACATCCTGCAAATATTAGATTACTGAAAATGACAATCAAATGGTGTGCTATTGTTGATCTTTCTGGTTGGGTCAATCTTTAAGTAATAAGTTCCATATGGAACAATTTAGCTTTGGAAGCTCTAGCTTTCTACAAAACGACAAAGAAAAGACCAACTGAAGGTGAAGGAAATCAGCGCTCAAGCATTAATTTGGTTCCAGTTGAATTTATGGATCATATGGATTGACTCCACATTCCAGGATTAATTTAGTAGTgctattttatttttaacatactGAAATACTGCAGTAAAGATTGGAGAAACTATTCCAAGTACTTTGTTTCCATATAAGTaacctatttttttttcttactgGCAATATATATCTTGTAGAAAATGATAGAAATTTATGTAATGGACTATTCACTATTCTGTCCTACATTTTGACATATTCATGGATTCCTTTCCCCTTCTTGTGTGTATATGTATAACAAGTGTCCACTTTTATGCATAAGCATCTTTAGGAGTATGTGTCCTCGAAATTTTCCTTTGTCAAATAACTGTTCTGAACTTCTGTTCTgcttttacttttgtttttttatatcaTCTATACTTGCATGTTTGCAGGTGGTATATTCCAGTAAATATTGTTGTAGGCGCAGTATCCGGCTCTTTGATTGGATTTGTTGTGGCATCTATCATCCGACCTCCATATCCATACTTCAAGTTCACTATTATCCATATAGGAATAGGTACCACTTTTGTGTTTTGAAAATTAGTTTTATTTTCTATTTATCATTCGTTATCCAATACAAATGCGGTCCTTTTCTTTTGCAGGAAATATTGGAAATATACCTCTGGTCCTCATTGCAGCGTTATGTCGGGATCCTTCTAACCCATTTGGTGACTCTGATAAATGCAATCAAGATGGGAATGCGTATATCTCATTTGGCCAATGGGTACGCCATACTCTTCTCTTTTCTCAGCTTGTACATGCTCATTTTTACTCAAGTCAGCATAGCGACCTTGTTGTTTAAAGGTATCCGATTATCATCTAGACCATGCATACAATTAGCTGTTGAGGTTATTCACTCAGTGAGTCCTCGATATGTTGCAGGTTGGTGCAATTATTGTTTACACATATGTATTCAAGATGCTTGCTCCACCACCAGGACAGACCTTTGATGGTTCTGAAGAGGATGAACTCCCAATCAAGGCATCTGGAGAGAATACAGTGCCCCAAATAGGAAATTATCCTATGAACACTCACACTAATACTGTACCAGAGAATGAACCGTTGTTATCTGCTGGGGAAGTTCAAAAGGAACGTGCCACTTCTGTAGGAACAAAGGTAAGAAATTCTAATAGTGGAGCTGATTTCAAATATCAGTTTGGTGCGCTTACTTCCCATTGCAAAACTAAATGATTTTGTTATATTAATGCAGATAATGGGCTATGTTAAATGTGTGGTTAAGTTCCTGAAAGACAAGCAGCTTCTCCAGCCACCGATTATTGCATCTGTATGTATTGCTGCTGTAGTGTTCTACTAGCAATTTTTAAACCAAATTCTACTAGCAATTATTTATATActaattttacaacttttttcCCTTGACCATTGTTTAACACAGGCATTCGCAATTGTAATCGGTGTTATCCCATTCTTGAAGAATTTTGTCCTTACAGATGATGCCCCTCTGTTCTTTTTCACAGACAGCTGCCTCATTCTTGGGTATCTACATGTTTCATTTCTTGTTTTGTTCTCTTGCCAATAAAGTTATCAAACTGAGATGAATGTATCTATCATCTATCACCTAATTCTGTGGCATACTTTTCAGAGAAGCTATGATCCCATGCATTTTACTTGCTGTTGGGGGCAATCTTGTCGATGGTAAGTAACTATTTTACTTAAAACTTTGGAGAAATTGCATGGGGTGCGGTCACCCTTAGAATAACTCTTGGTTTAGAGGTATTTCTCATGTTTTTGTCCTTATCCATGTTTATTTATGGAATCAGGCCCTGGTGAAGGAAGTAAGAGGCTTGGTGTCCGTACCACCGTTGCTATAATTTTTGCACGGTTGATCTTGGTCCCTCTTGCTGGGGTTGGCATTATCATATTAGTTGATAAACTTGGTTTCATTCCCAAAGATGATAAAATGTTCAAGTTTGTCCTGCTACTGCAGCATTCTATGCCCACATCAGTGCTGTCAGGTATGTGAAACCAACAAGGGATGTATCTTATCAGCTATCACTTGTCTTCATGTGCTCATGTGTACAGATTCTTAACGATTTTGTGTGTTAGTTGAGATCTGTAAGGCATTGGGTGGTGCCTTGCATGTTCGCCATGTTAGGAAACCACATTATGGAATCTGACGTTAGGATTTTTATTGCAGGTGCTGTTGCAAATCTGAGAGGGTGTGGAAAAGAATCAGCTGCAATTTTGTTCTGGGTTCACATTTTTGCTGTGTTCTCCATGGCAGGATGGATTATTTTCTATCTGAGCTTGCTCTTCTAAGTATGTCACACCCTGCTGCCGCAACAATCTGCAATTTGTGCTCGCATTCCCGCCTGTCAGATGTAACTGCAATTTCTTGCTAGATAATGTTACTTGATCTAATTTCAATCAGTTGATTGCAGATACCTTACTGCACAGGAATATCTTTGAGATCAAATATGGTCAAAAATATTGACGAAGAAACTAGTACCGTGAACTGTACAGTAGCCACTAAATCGAAGTTGCAGAGGTACAATTGTATCACTACAGATATATGGATATGGTCCCTCCTATAATACCGTGGTCTCCTGCTGCTGCGAGCAGTGAGCGATGAGAGGGCAGTGTTTCCCTGCACGTATCATCATTCATCAGGTCACATAGAACCCTAGACTATGCAGTGCTCCACGACATTCATTCATTTGTACTTCCGTGTATTGTAAATGTAAACCTTGAGATTGTGTTCAAATAGTGCCCTTTTGGGCGAGGGCTGAAATAATATAGATGTATTAATACTACCTTAGGCATGTCTATTTGGGTGCTGGGTTATGCAGCAAATGATGCTTTATCATGCAGAACTTGTGCCGACTGCTGACCCGTCCGTGGTACCGACACCCTATATCAAAGACTTTCAAGTTGCAAGCTCAGGCCAGCCCCAGCGGTTTTCAGCAATTTTTGCAGATCTTGCTGAAGCaaaaaaatactccctccgtcctccctccatcctaaaagtATGGACGTCTTGCTTTTCAAACgcaacttttttttatttatctACAAACATgtttaatataaaatatatttcattactagtttaataatacttattacacataaatattagtatatttGTATATATAATGAAAAGCGAGAGGTTTTGACGGTACCCCATCCAAAGTTAATAAGGTATGCAGATCTGTGATGTGGTCGTACTAGATGTCGTCTGATGTCTCCATGTGCTTATAGATCTGAGACCAGACAAGCTACATCCTATGTGAGATGTTTGGAAGGTAGGATTCATAATTGAGTAAATAAAATAATtcatcaatttttttattttctcatATCGAATAAATATACTCCTACTGTACCAAGGAATCATGCCAGCATAGGCACAGTACGCTGCTGTCGGATAAGAAGAAAACGTTAATCCAGAGAAAATGGCAGCAAGCAGATCTCGGCAGTTTGCTCGCGGTGAGGCGTGTTCTTCGGAACAATTCTGAAGGGCCTTTGGACTTTGGACCCTGTCCATCATCTCAGCTAAGGCAAAAGCCCAAGCGACCAAGCGGCTGGTGGGTGCTCTTGCCGTTCAAGATGCAGCAGAGCACCCTTTGAAACGTCCGGGGAGACGGGAGTGCTCCAAAATCAAAATAGTCCCATAATCCCATTACTCCATAGTCCACGGACCACAGGTAAAGTGGAATATGttttcctctcctctcctcctggTGCGGTGGCACGGCTTCAAAATCAATTCTACTACGCGTGCCATCGCACGCGCGGGTAAAGTAGAAAAGGAGATACCTACATTCTAAAGATCATATGGATCTTGCAGAGAAATATTAAATGTGCCAGTACCTAATACTGGTGGAAAAACTAGAGCACTTCATAAATTTCCTGCAGCGATATTAATTCTCGTAGAAATTTTACTCACGCATATGCATGTCATAGGAACTTTAATGATTTCAGCATATATATATTAGTGTTAGCCACACTGTGAGCTGAtaatagataaaaaaaaactccATAGCTTGATAACCTGATGGTAATTGACTCAGCGAGCAAATTAGAAGGCAAAGTTATGATATTCACAAAATATATCACGGCATTGCACCGAAATGGCAATCGACATGATGAGCATTAATTATGACCAATTTTACCTTCCTTACAACAATAGAAGCTAAGCAAACAAAACAGGTACCAGCACCAACAAAATCAAAACGCATAACGCCATTAACAAGGCAATCACTTCACACCTCTCAAAGCAAGCTGTCATACTACACAGTTTACCACCTTTAGTGAAGGTTCTAGTTAGGCATGCTTCTTAGTTCTTACTGAGTACTGAGTAACAATAAAAGTGAGCGCTACGTTGCAACGTGATATGTTTGCAGTGATAATTGGCACAACAAAAGTAGAAAGAATAGCTACTCAATATTACTAAGTACTGATGTTTAGATGCAATGCCAGACCTGAGAATCTGCTCCAGCGTGAGGCGTCCACCATTCTACCGCATCTCCGCCTGCACAGACCCGAAATGGCGATCCATGACGAAACAAACGTGGCCATCGACCCTCACAGCACCATGGAATGTGCACACATTCTGACACCATGTGGAGGCGCGCCTCAGCCACTTCACCTCCTCCTGAACAACCTGGAGCCCGTCCCCTGCGGCTAGGGGCACCCTCTTCACTGCCACCCGGTGCCTGCACCGaccccaccgccgccaccgccacgagACAGCGCGCCGGCCCACACCTCCTGGCCGACGGGCCTGGGCGGGCCGCTCCCGATGCGGCGGGCGAGCTTGAGGTCCGGGTGCGAGGCAAGgtcgaaggagctgcatcccggcCACCTGCGGGGGGCAGCGGGGCCTAGGTCGCGGACGTGTGCCACCGTGCCAGCCGCACATCGGCCATCGGTGGAGGCCATGCAGGCAGATCTAGTGGAGACGGGGGAGGGCTCACGCTGGATCCGGCTGCTCGTCGCAGATCCACCGCCTCCATTGGCTGCGCGAGGTCGACGCCGCGCTGCAGCCTCAGATCGGCCGTCGGGAGGGGCCTCGCGAGCGGCCGCTCCAGATCCACCGCCGAGGTTGCTGACATGATCTCCCCGTCGTCATGCACGGCTAGCACGGAGGTTTCTCCGCCGCCAGAGGCCTCCGGCGCGTCAGGGCCTCCGCTGGCTGGCCGCGTGGCCGTGGGGACGACCGGCGACGGAGGGGCGAAACCCTAGGCCGCGCGACCCGCCGCGTTGCGTCGCGAGGAGgaagtggcgtggtggtggtggtggtggaggaggaggaggagaaggagggagGCCGCCGCCGCATGGAGGGCGGGCCACCGCCGAGGTCGTCCCGCGCCGTCGCCTAAGCCACACCGCG includes:
- the LOC136457249 gene encoding protein PIN-LIKES 6-like gives rise to the protein MMERSQLEVLATAAQGGTEGTSVLSMLKYAVLPIAKVFTVCFMGFLMASKYVNILQPNGRKLLNGLVFSLLLPCLIFSQLGRAITIEKMIQWWYIPVNIVVGAVSGSLIGFVVASIIRPPYPYFKFTIIHIGIGNIGNIPLVLIAALCRDPSNPFGDSDKCNQDGNAYISFGQWVGAIIVYTYVFKMLAPPPGQTFDGSEEDELPIKASGENTVPQIGNYPMNTHTNTVPENEPLLSAGEVQKERATSVGTKIMGYVKCVVKFLKDKQLLQPPIIASAFAIVIGVIPFLKNFVLTDDAPLFFFTDSCLILGEAMIPCILLAVGGNLVDGPGEGSKRLGVRTTVAIIFARLILVPLAGVGIIILVDKLGFIPKDDKMFKFVLLLQHSMPTSVLSGAVANLRGCGKESAAILFWVHIFAVFSMAGWIIFYLSLLF